TTGAATATCCAAAATAATTGTAGGAGGGAACAATAATGTTATTAATCGATTTTTTAGATGAAACCAATAAAGTGCAAGAAACACATATTGAATTAGTAGAAAAATTATTACAGCACGCGGCACAAATGGAAGGTATTGAAGACGGTTCGGAAGTGTCGATTACATTCGTAACGAACGAAGCCATTCATGATATTAACCGTGAATATCGTGATAAAGACCAACCAACAGATGTTATTTCCTTTGCGTTAGAAGAAATGGGTGAAGGGGAAGTGCAAATTATTGGAGAAGGCATTCCACGAATTTTAGGTGATATTATTATTTCGACAGATCGTACACGTGAACAAGCCGAGGACTTCGGTCATTCATTTGAACGTGAATTAGGCTTTTTAGCGGTGCATGGTTTCTTACATCTATTAGGCTATGACCATATGGAGCCAGAAGATGAGAAGATTATGTTCGGGAAGCAAGACGAAATTTTAGAATCATACGGCTTAGGTCGTGATACGAATGAACGCGAGTAAATTTATTAAATCGTTTCGTTATGCGGTGGCAGGTATAGTGACTGCAACAAAGGAGCAAAATTTACGCTTTCATTTATTGAGCGCAGTCATCGTTTTACTTGCAGGTATTTTTACCGGCTTAAACATGATAGAATGGCTCATCATTATTTTAGTTATAGCGCTTGTCATTGGTACGGAAATGGTCAATACTGCAATTGAACGTGTAGTTGACCTTGCTTCACCGGAAATCCATCCATTAGCGAAGCAAGCAAAAGACATCGCAGCTGGAGCTGTTCTTGTTTTTGCCATAGCAAGTGTTATAATCGGACTACTCATATTTTTACCAAAATGGTTATAATACGAATAATTTGTACTGGCGGAAGGAGCCATCTTTAATGACAATGGAACAATTAATCGAGCAATCGAAATTAGCACGTGAATTTGCGTATGTGCCCTACTCAAAATTTAAAGTAGGGGCAGCGTTACTTGCTGAGGACGGTAAGGTTTATCAAGGCTGTAATATCGAAAATGCAGGGTATAGCATGACAAACTGCGCAGAGCGTACAGCGTTTTTCAAAGCAGTTTCAGAAGGAAATATGAAATTTAAAGCACTTGCGATTGTAGCAGACACACCAGGTCCATGCTCACCATGTGGAGCTTGCCGTCAAGTAATGAGTGAATTTTGCGCACCAGACATGCCCGTTTATTTAACAAACATGAACGGTGACGTACAACAAACAACTGTGGCCGAGCTAATTCCAGGCGCGTTCACAACGGAGGATATGAAAAATGCAGGAAAATAAAGGATACAAATCGGGATTCGTCTCGATTGTTGGTCGTCCAAACGTCGGCAAATCAACATTTTTAAACCGAGTAATCGGTCAAAAAATCGCGATTATGTCAGACAAACCACAAACAACTCGTAACAAGGTACAAGGTGTATTAACACAAGAACATTCACAAACAATTTTCATTGATACACCAGGGATTCACAAACCGAAGCATAAGCTGGGAGAATTCATGTTAAAAACATCACGAAACGCACTAAAAGAGGTGGACGTGATAATGTTCATGGTTAACGCAGAGCAAGCAATCGGTAAAGGTGACGAGTTTATCATCGATTTATTAGAAGGCAACAAAACGCCAGTATTTTTAATCATCAATAAAATCGATTTAGTACACCCTGATGAATTAATCAATATTATCGCATCATATAAAGATAAATTTGATTTTGCAGAAATTATTCCGATTTCAGCATTACAGGGTAATAACGTTGAAAACTTACTTTCAACAATTGAAAAATACTTACCTGAAGGACCACAATATTACCCAGCAGACCAAGTAACGGATCATCCGGAGCGCTTCATTATCTCTGAATTAATTCGTGAAAAGGTATTACACTTAACACGCGAAGAAATTCCGCATTCAATCGCAGTCGTAATTGACCGCATTAAGCCGCATGAAGAAAAAGAAAACATGATTCATGTACAAGCAACAATTATGGTAGAGCGTGATTCACAAAAAGGGATTGTTATTGGTAAACGCGGCGCCTTATTAAAAGAGGTAGGCTCACAGGCGCGTAAAGATATCGAAATGCTACTTGGCTCAAAAGTGTATTTAGAACTTTGGGTAAAAGTACAAAAAGATTGGCGTAATAAGCAAACGCATTTACGTGATTTCGGTTTTAGAGAAGACGAATATTAATAGTTTAAACAGATGTGACGTATAATTGTCATATCTGTTTTTATTTTCCTTTGCATAAATAGTAATGTTTGATACTATTTATTAGGGAATATTTTACATAAAAGGTAGGTGAGAGGTTGAATAAGTTAAATCAATTTTTATTAGGTTTATGGATAGTTTCCCTATCCGTTTTAATATTCATTATATTGTCGATGGATAATGGACATGAAATACAAGTAGTAGAGGGGCATATGAATAATGAATCTGAGCTGGTAGCGGATGAGAAAGAAGACTCAGATGAAATTGCATCACAACCATTAATGATTGAACAAGAGCATGAACCTGAAACAGTACCAGAGCCAGAACCGGTTCCTGTTGTTACAAAAGAGACCATTCGATTAGCAATGATGGGGGATGTACTGCTGCATTATCGTTTGGCGCAGTATAAGGATTTTACATCATCCTTTGCTGCTGTTGGGTCACTAATGCAAAGCTATGATTATTTAGTAGCGAATCAGGAATCGCTCCCTGTTGGTAATAAATATGCGCTAAGTGGCTATCCACAATTTTCAAGTCCGCCTCATATTTTACGAGATCTTCAACAGGCTGGTGTCGATATGGTGACGGTTGCGAATAATCATACAGTTGATAAGGGTGAGGGTGGTATTCGAACATTATTTGAAAATTTGGATGCACAACAGATGCCCTACGTTGGCGCATATAAGAATCAA
This portion of the Solibacillus daqui genome encodes:
- a CDS encoding cytidine deaminase — protein: MTMEQLIEQSKLAREFAYVPYSKFKVGAALLAEDGKVYQGCNIENAGYSMTNCAERTAFFKAVSEGNMKFKALAIVADTPGPCSPCGACRQVMSEFCAPDMPVYLTNMNGDVQQTTVAELIPGAFTTEDMKNAGK
- the ybeY gene encoding rRNA maturation RNase YbeY translates to MMLLIDFLDETNKVQETHIELVEKLLQHAAQMEGIEDGSEVSITFVTNEAIHDINREYRDKDQPTDVISFALEEMGEGEVQIIGEGIPRILGDIIISTDRTREQAEDFGHSFERELGFLAVHGFLHLLGYDHMEPEDEKIMFGKQDEILESYGLGRDTNERE
- a CDS encoding diacylglycerol kinase family protein is translated as MNASKFIKSFRYAVAGIVTATKEQNLRFHLLSAVIVLLAGIFTGLNMIEWLIIILVIALVIGTEMVNTAIERVVDLASPEIHPLAKQAKDIAAGAVLVFAIASVIIGLLIFLPKWL
- the era gene encoding GTPase Era yields the protein MQENKGYKSGFVSIVGRPNVGKSTFLNRVIGQKIAIMSDKPQTTRNKVQGVLTQEHSQTIFIDTPGIHKPKHKLGEFMLKTSRNALKEVDVIMFMVNAEQAIGKGDEFIIDLLEGNKTPVFLIINKIDLVHPDELINIIASYKDKFDFAEIIPISALQGNNVENLLSTIEKYLPEGPQYYPADQVTDHPERFIISELIREKVLHLTREEIPHSIAVVIDRIKPHEEKENMIHVQATIMVERDSQKGIVIGKRGALLKEVGSQARKDIEMLLGSKVYLELWVKVQKDWRNKQTHLRDFGFREDEY